CGTTGGCCTCCATCTGGTTGGAGCCGTACTTACCAGTCTCATCGCGCTCGTTATAGGTGTCAGCCAACAGGATGAAGGTCGTACCGTCACCAGATTTGAGCTCGCTAAATGCCTGACTCAAGTAGGGCCAGTAACCCTGACTGTAGAGGGGCATAATCATGCCCGTGATAGCTCCCCAGATGGTCAGCTCTCTGCCGTCTTGAGTTGCAACCGGATTCTTCTCAAGCTTCAGCAAAAGAGCCGAAATCTGACTCAGTGCCGAACTCATGCTCCCGGTAAAAGGGCAGTCCGAGGTTTCGAGGCAATCGGCGAGGAAGTTCTTTAGGGCTTGATCAAAACCAACGAGTTGCCCGATGCTCTGCTCTTCATCTGACTTTGTTGGGTCGATGGCTCCGTCAAGGACCATCCGACCAACCCTGGCTGGATACAGTTCGGCATAGGTGGCCCCCAAAAAGGTTCCGTAGCTGAAGCCCAGATAGTTGATTTGCTCTTCGCCAAAAACCGCTCGCAGAATGTCCATGTCACGAGCCGCCGAAACAGTATCGATGTAAGCCAACTCTGGGCCGGTGTTAGCCAAGCACGCGTCGGCAAAGACCCGGTAAGCCTGACGAGTTAGAGCGATGTCCTCGGCACTATTGAGTTCGGCATCATTTTGGCCGTACAAGAGGTCATCGGTGTCTTTTGCATTTAGGCACTTGACCGTGGGCTCGCTGGCGCCTACACCACGCGGGTCAAAACCCACGAGGTTGTAACTGTTGCGTAGGGTATCGGTGCCCAGCTGCT
This portion of the Rhodoluna limnophila genome encodes:
- a CDS encoding alpha/beta hydrolase, translated to MQRFGKLLAAAVASVMLLTGCAAPVQGPEPLEDPSISADLKSFYTQSVSWSACGGEQTYCGEVEVPLNWQDPSAGSLTLAVAYRKADQAESLGSIIFNPGGPGGSGYSWIMNSAEQLGTDTLRNSYNLVGFDPRGVGASEPTVKCLNAKDTDDLLYGQNDAELNSAEDIALTRQAYRVFADACLANTGPELAYIDTVSAARDMDILRAVFGEEQINYLGFSYGTFLGATYAELYPARVGRMVLDGAIDPTKSDEEQSIGQLVGFDQALKNFLADCLETSDCPFTGSMSSALSQISALLLKLEKNPVATQDGRELTIWGAITGMIMPLYSQGYWPYLSQAFSELKSGDGTTFILLADTYNERDETGKYGSNQMEANVAISCLDSRSASDAVSMAAQNAIALEASSVFGRYWQNGALGCEMWPFPVAERPESYAASGSKTILVIGTTGDPATPYADAVALANEVLENAQLVTWNGEGHTAYGQGSKCIEQVVDDYFIKDVVPTEDPNC